One stretch of Pontiella desulfatans DNA includes these proteins:
- a CDS encoding right-handed parallel beta-helix repeat-containing protein: MKKRLLLAIPVLVGAVFAEEYYVATNGVNALPGGTLAAPFATIQYGVDQLDAGDTLTIRGGRYHEGVIISDLNGSLSGSVDWSGGVGWDGDWILGINTASGSSGGNTAVRMVKAGSMTRTLSTGVSGSALSFKWDIDSFNNASDVASAEVFDGAWHTVWSMDNAGNSGDGNDSPDNLQTEIISLAAYGTVSQIRFSMSASTGTGDYFFIDDVQIGSAFHDFEGAGGAGIIIRNYAEEQVIIDGTIPIVGAWSPVSNGIYKTSVSTDIWQLFVDDEMQTSARWPDAEAWTEAMWDKDDHWIQQDAPSTDGTFIDEAGGPELAASGKDFSGAIAIMNTGSWLSFAREVTGHSAGSNTFTYAPIGNQYHHKIINGAAFFEASYACLSTNREWFYNALTDELFLIPDDGVNPSGREIRGKTLTYGLDISNSQNIAVRGIDFFACTFKVDTSDSITIEDADVLFPSYSKRMLGSTAKAEATFFDGDGNQLRNCTFQYADGAGIEFVGDGGLIENCLFYQIDYSCVGTLHDVMVNIRNASNLTFRQNTLDTGGNSVGIKGGPASVFELNRVTNQGMLQHDGSAIQTDADYTDGTIMQQNWVHDHIKFALRFDSPWLDPAVYGTNGVMRYNVLWNTQPMVPKGDYHHIYNNTGFDNDVVDISIFSDVTHGGVNSNTVTRNNAVNLISGSRSAAEPYPGIADHNWSGSEVKNELVDPAQWDFRPAVGSALIDAGTNVPGQVSGYVGVAPDMGAYEFGSTNYWIPGFIPAQAGMPIPNLGSVNQLEGRELIFQPGYGAVSVKVYFGTNAATLPMLGHFPAAHNVIDPRDHGVIPQGNTEYYWRVDTVLSNNSEIAGEVWNYTTADYTPTAPGVVFSDDFESYIPGSSPASSNWATQITLGSGSILVAEKGASQVVRLNNASTVDDRTVLGATDVFPEEGLITLSFDSFHDGAISMTGPMSLSAGIDSISSHLNQARKVSLAPYIATNIWHHFDWVVNQSGAAVVYTVDGITHSVANGSADLWQDGSLVVDNGIDKPGNGNVLTDTTKVDSFGWTVNKADAADWYMDNVEVRNYAYAEYTAQTPLEDWMAIYGLSDPMADPDSDGLNTLSEFAMGGNPTNGADIGYESILDNRSDPMVFVYPRRLNAGLVYWLETSTNLVSNVWTNGGYTELPATGMLDPEFESVTNEVPVILPQTFIRLMIDPVP; encoded by the coding sequence ATGAAAAAACGTTTATTACTAGCGATTCCTGTTCTTGTCGGTGCTGTTTTTGCTGAAGAATACTATGTTGCGACCAACGGGGTGAATGCGCTGCCGGGCGGTACCCTGGCAGCCCCGTTTGCGACCATTCAATATGGGGTTGATCAGCTCGATGCAGGCGATACGCTGACTATCCGGGGTGGCCGTTATCATGAAGGTGTGATCATTTCCGATTTGAATGGAAGTCTATCCGGAAGTGTCGATTGGTCCGGAGGAGTGGGCTGGGACGGCGACTGGATATTGGGCATCAATACCGCTTCAGGATCATCGGGCGGAAACACAGCGGTCAGAATGGTGAAGGCGGGGTCCATGACCCGCACCCTGTCGACTGGTGTTTCCGGTTCTGCACTCTCGTTTAAATGGGATATTGATTCGTTTAATAATGCTTCGGATGTCGCTTCTGCAGAAGTTTTTGATGGGGCGTGGCATACCGTCTGGAGTATGGATAATGCGGGTAATTCCGGAGATGGCAACGATTCGCCGGATAACCTACAGACCGAGATCATCTCTCTAGCTGCATATGGCACGGTTTCGCAGATTCGCTTCAGCATGAGTGCCAGTACAGGAACCGGAGACTATTTCTTTATTGATGACGTTCAGATTGGATCGGCTTTTCATGATTTTGAAGGGGCTGGTGGAGCGGGAATCATTATCCGTAATTATGCAGAGGAACAGGTGATCATTGATGGAACTATTCCGATCGTCGGTGCCTGGAGCCCGGTCTCGAACGGCATTTATAAAACCTCCGTTTCAACCGATATCTGGCAATTGTTTGTGGATGATGAAATGCAGACTTCTGCGCGTTGGCCGGATGCCGAGGCATGGACGGAGGCAATGTGGGATAAAGACGACCACTGGATTCAGCAGGATGCACCCAGTACCGACGGCACCTTTATTGATGAAGCCGGCGGACCTGAGCTGGCGGCTTCCGGAAAAGATTTTTCCGGGGCAATCGCCATCATGAACACGGGCTCCTGGCTGTCGTTTGCCCGAGAGGTGACGGGGCATTCTGCGGGAAGCAACACCTTTACTTATGCACCTATCGGGAATCAGTATCATCATAAAATTATCAATGGTGCGGCATTCTTTGAGGCTTCCTATGCCTGTCTGAGCACAAACAGGGAATGGTTTTACAATGCATTAACCGATGAACTGTTTCTGATTCCGGACGACGGGGTTAATCCCTCAGGCAGGGAGATTCGCGGAAAGACCCTGACGTACGGTCTGGATATATCCAATTCACAGAACATTGCGGTACGGGGTATCGATTTTTTCGCCTGTACCTTTAAGGTCGATACCTCCGATTCAATCACGATTGAAGATGCTGATGTGCTTTTTCCTAGCTATTCGAAACGTATGCTCGGCAGCACAGCAAAAGCGGAGGCCACATTTTTTGATGGCGATGGCAACCAATTGCGTAATTGCACCTTCCAATATGCCGATGGAGCGGGCATTGAATTTGTCGGCGACGGCGGCCTGATTGAAAACTGTCTCTTTTATCAAATCGACTACAGCTGTGTTGGAACATTGCATGATGTCATGGTGAATATCCGCAATGCATCGAATCTGACCTTTCGTCAGAATACCCTGGATACCGGAGGTAATTCGGTTGGCATTAAAGGAGGTCCCGCAAGTGTTTTCGAACTGAACCGGGTGACGAATCAGGGGATGCTGCAGCACGACGGTTCCGCTATTCAGACCGATGCCGACTATACCGACGGCACCATTATGCAGCAAAACTGGGTTCATGATCATATCAAGTTTGCATTGCGTTTTGATTCTCCCTGGCTGGACCCGGCGGTATACGGAACCAACGGGGTGATGCGTTATAACGTGCTTTGGAATACCCAGCCCATGGTCCCGAAGGGGGACTATCATCATATTTATAACAACACCGGATTTGATAATGATGTGGTCGATATTTCGATTTTTTCCGATGTCACCCATGGCGGGGTTAATTCCAATACGGTGACGCGCAACAATGCCGTCAACCTGATCAGCGGCAGTCGGTCGGCGGCCGAGCCTTATCCGGGTATCGCGGATCATAACTGGTCGGGCAGCGAAGTGAAAAATGAACTTGTTGATCCGGCTCAATGGGATTTTCGGCCTGCCGTCGGTTCAGCGTTGATTGATGCAGGGACTAATGTTCCGGGACAGGTATCAGGTTACGTTGGTGTTGCGCCGGATATGGGCGCCTACGAATTTGGAAGCACCAATTACTGGATTCCCGGTTTTATTCCGGCGCAGGCCGGCATGCCGATTCCAAACCTTGGAAGCGTGAATCAGCTCGAAGGCCGTGAACTGATTTTTCAACCGGGCTACGGGGCGGTCAGCGTTAAGGTCTATTTCGGAACCAATGCCGCAACGCTCCCAATGCTTGGGCATTTTCCGGCCGCACACAACGTGATTGATCCGCGTGATCATGGCGTTATACCGCAGGGGAATACCGAGTATTATTGGCGGGTCGATACCGTGCTTTCGAATAATTCGGAAATTGCAGGTGAGGTCTGGAATTATACCACTGCCGATTATACCCCGACGGCGCCCGGCGTTGTTTTTTCTGATGATTTTGAGTCCTATATCCCGGGGTCCTCGCCGGCATCGAGCAACTGGGCCACGCAGATCACACTGGGTTCCGGAAGCATTCTGGTGGCCGAAAAGGGGGCGAGTCAGGTTGTTCGTTTGAACAACGCGTCAACCGTCGATGATCGCACCGTGCTTGGGGCGACCGATGTATTTCCGGAAGAAGGACTGATTACGCTCAGTTTTGACAGCTTTCATGATGGAGCGATTTCCATGACCGGACCCATGTCGCTTTCGGCCGGAATCGACAGCATCAGCAGCCATCTCAACCAGGCGCGGAAGGTCAGCCTGGCTCCGTACATTGCCACGAATATCTGGCATCATTTTGACTGGGTCGTCAATCAAAGCGGTGCGGCTGTCGTGTATACGGTGGATGGGATTACCCATTCCGTTGCGAACGGCAGTGCCGATCTTTGGCAGGATGGATCGCTGGTTGTTGACAACGGCATCGACAAACCAGGGAATGGCAATGTTCTGACCGATACCACGAAGGTGGACAGTTTTGGCTGGACGGTCAATAAGGCGGATGCCGCCGATTGGTATATGGATAATGTCGAGGTTCGGAACTACGCCTATGCGGAATACACCGCTCAAACTCCGCTCGAGGACTGGATGGCCATTTACGGTCTATCCGATCCGATGGCTGATCCTGATAGCGATGGACTGAATACGTTAAGCGAATTTGCTATGGGGGGTAATCCTACAAACGGCGCAGATATCGGGTATGAATCGATTTTGGACAACCGCTCCGATCCGATGGTTTTCGTATATCCGCGCCGGCTCAATGCAGGACTAGTGTACTGGCTCGAAACCTCAACCAACCTGGTTTCCAATGTCTGGACGAACGGAGGATACACCGAGCTTCCTGCAACAGGAATGCTGGATCCGGAGTTTGAATCGGTGACCAATGAGGTCCCCGTTATTCTGCCTCAAACCTTCATCCGACTGATGATTGATCCCGTTCCATAA
- a CDS encoding PEP-CTERM sorting domain-containing protein (PEP-CTERM proteins occur, often in large numbers, in the proteomes of bacteria that also encode an exosortase, a predicted intramembrane cysteine proteinase. The presence of a PEP-CTERM domain at a protein's C-terminus predicts cleavage within the sorting domain, followed by covalent anchoring to some some component of the (usually Gram-negative) cell surface. Many PEP-CTERM proteins exhibit an unusual sequence composition that includes large numbers of potential glycosylation sites. Expression of one such protein has been shown restore the ability of a bacterium to form floc, a type of biofilm.) produces the protein MKSTILLFSIASAAVTSAGTFAISTTAPDANVLESFNTLDYTNTTAVLGTMGPARKQLGTVNGDNRMAGQRLTLSQSTNVQASSITFRVASSKSFSGGGDVNTLLLSIVDASHAQIASYSYDLSSTDFVKGDYVKLDLNNVELASTTTGVEYEFQLYFGETDTENALALERDNGGNSYADGALISMASTTDVLSLPIASPSGGNSDLTFFLEGNVIPEPATLGLISAFGGGVFLIRRWFSI, from the coding sequence ATGAAAAGTACCATTTTATTGTTCAGTATAGCCTCTGCGGCGGTGACCTCTGCCGGAACATTTGCCATTTCGACAACGGCTCCGGATGCGAACGTGTTGGAATCGTTTAATACACTCGATTATACGAATACCACAGCGGTTCTGGGGACGATGGGGCCCGCCCGTAAACAGCTGGGGACCGTGAATGGCGATAACCGCATGGCCGGGCAGCGACTGACGCTTTCCCAGAGCACCAATGTGCAGGCCAGCTCGATCACCTTTCGTGTGGCATCTTCAAAAAGTTTCAGTGGCGGAGGTGATGTAAATACTTTGTTGCTCTCCATTGTTGATGCTTCCCATGCCCAGATCGCCAGTTATTCCTATGACCTCAGTAGTACGGATTTTGTTAAAGGCGATTATGTGAAGCTGGATCTCAATAATGTGGAACTGGCATCCACTACTACTGGGGTTGAATATGAATTCCAGTTGTATTTTGGTGAAACCGATACGGAAAATGCCCTGGCGTTGGAACGGGACAACGGTGGAAATTCGTATGCTGATGGGGCGTTGATCAGTATGGCCTCCACGACGGATGTGCTGAGTCTGCCTATTGCGTCGCCGAGCGGGGGGAATTCCGACCTGACCTTTTTCCTGGAAGGGAATGTGATTCCTGAGCCGGCTACCTTAGGTTTGATCAGTGCTTTCGGAGGAGGTGTTTTTCTGATCCGTCGATGGTTTTCCATCTAA